The Candidatus Pantoea soli genome window below encodes:
- the trmL gene encoding tRNA (uridine(34)/cytosine(34)/5-carboxymethylaminomethyluridine(34)-2'-O)-methyltransferase TrmL: MLNIVLFEPEIPPNTGNIIRLCANTGFHLHLIEPLGFAWDDKRLRRAGLDYHEYTSLKKHASYQAFLAAETPQRLFALTTKGTPAHSAVSYQPGDYLLFGPESRGLPADILDALPAEQKIRIPMRAESRSMNLSNAVSVVVYEAWRQLDYAGAMIKG; this comes from the coding sequence ATGCTGAATATCGTTTTATTTGAACCTGAAATCCCGCCAAATACCGGCAATATTATTCGCCTGTGTGCGAACACCGGTTTTCATCTGCACCTGATCGAGCCACTGGGTTTTGCCTGGGATGATAAACGGCTGCGTCGCGCCGGGCTGGATTATCATGAATACACCTCGCTGAAAAAGCACGCCAGCTATCAGGCATTTCTGGCAGCAGAAACGCCGCAACGGCTGTTTGCCCTGACGACTAAAGGCACACCCGCACACAGCGCGGTCAGCTATCAGCCGGGCGACTATCTGCTGTTTGGTCCGGAAAGCCGCGGGCTGCCGGCCGACATTCTTGATGCGCTGCCTGCGGAACAGAAAATCCGCATCCCGATGCGGGCGGAAAGCCGCAGCATGAACCTGTCAAATGCGGTCTCGGTGGTGGTGTATGAAGCGTGGCGCCAGCTTGATTACGCTGGCGCAATGATCAAAGGTTAA
- the fieF gene encoding CDF family cation-efflux transporter FieF (FieF, a metal efflux transporter, is a member of the CDF (cation diffusion facilitator) family of transporters.) → MEPSYAKLVNHAALAATTLATLLLIVKIFAWWYTGSVSVLAALVDSLVDVAASLTNLLVVRYSLQPADDDHTFGHGKAESLAALAQSMFISGSALFLFLTGIQHLASPETLRAPLVGIVVTVVALISTLILVAFQRWVVRRTRSQAIRADMLHYQSDVVMNGAILVSLSLSSYGFVRADALFALGIGVYILYNALRMGYEAVQSLLDRALPEHEKQAIITLVSQWPGVRGAHALRTRQSGPTRFIQLHLEMDDHLALVQAHQVADRIEQALRQKFPGADVIIHQDPCSAVPENQQGFFQF, encoded by the coding sequence ATGGAACCTTCCTACGCAAAGCTGGTTAATCATGCGGCGCTGGCGGCCACAACGCTGGCGACGCTGCTGCTTATTGTTAAGATTTTTGCCTGGTGGTATACCGGTTCGGTCAGCGTCCTTGCGGCGCTGGTGGATTCGCTGGTGGATGTTGCCGCCTCGCTCACTAACCTGCTGGTGGTGCGCTATTCCCTGCAGCCCGCCGATGATGACCATACCTTCGGGCACGGCAAAGCGGAATCGCTGGCCGCGCTGGCGCAAAGCATGTTTATCTCAGGTTCGGCACTGTTTCTGTTTCTTACCGGCATCCAGCATCTGGCCTCACCGGAGACCTTACGGGCGCCGCTGGTCGGTATTGTCGTGACCGTCGTGGCGCTGATATCTACCCTGATACTGGTGGCTTTTCAGCGCTGGGTGGTACGGCGCACCCGCAGTCAGGCGATTCGCGCCGATATGCTGCACTATCAGTCTGATGTGGTGATGAACGGGGCGATCCTGGTCTCGCTCAGCTTAAGCAGCTATGGGTTTGTGCGCGCAGATGCGCTGTTCGCGCTGGGGATAGGTGTTTACATTCTCTATAACGCGCTGCGCATGGGGTATGAAGCAGTGCAGTCGCTGCTTGACCGCGCTTTGCCAGAGCATGAAAAACAGGCGATTATCACCCTGGTCAGTCAATGGCCAGGCGTGCGCGGGGCGCATGCGTTACGCACGCGCCAGTCAGGCCCGACACGTTTTATCCAGCTGCATCTGGAGATGGATGACCATCTGGCGCTGGTACAGGCGCATCAGGTGGCCGACAGAATCGAACAGGCACTGAGGCAGAAATTTCCCGGCGCGGACGTGATTATTCATCAGGACCCCTGTTCTGCCGTGCCAGAGAATCAGCAGGGTTTTTTTCAGTTTTAG
- the cpxA gene encoding envelope stress sensor histidine kinase CpxA, with protein MIGSLTTRIFAIFWLTLALVLMLVLMVPKLDSRQMTSLMESEQRQGTMIEQHVEAELSQDPPNDLMWWRRLFRAIDKWAPPGQRLLLVTSEGRVIGAQHNEMQVIRNFIGQSDNADHPQKKKYGRVEMVGPFAVRDGEDNYQLYLIRPATSSQLDFVNLLFDRPLLLLIVTMLISSPLLLWLAWSLARPARKLKYAADEVASGNLRQHPELESGPQEFLAAGSSFNQMVSALERMMTAQQRLLSDISHELRTPLTRLQLATALLRRRHGEGKELERIETEAQRLDGMINDLLVLSRTQHKNALVSEAMKANQLWNGVLEDARFEAEQMGKTMDVPYPPGPWPLYGNPHALESALENIVRNALRYSHTHISVSFAVDIEGITVHVDDDGPGVSPEDREQIFRPFYRTDEARDRESGGTGLGLAIVETAVQQHRGWVKADDSPLGGLRLTLWLPLYSARQ; from the coding sequence ATGATAGGCAGTCTGACCACCCGCATCTTCGCCATCTTCTGGCTCACGCTGGCGCTGGTGTTGATGCTGGTATTAATGGTGCCCAAGCTCGATTCGCGTCAGATGACGTCACTGATGGAGAGCGAACAGCGTCAGGGCACCATGATTGAACAACACGTTGAGGCCGAACTGTCGCAGGATCCGCCAAACGATTTAATGTGGTGGCGCCGTCTGTTCCGCGCTATCGACAAATGGGCGCCGCCAGGCCAGCGTCTGCTGCTGGTCACCAGTGAAGGCCGGGTGATTGGCGCACAGCACAACGAAATGCAGGTGATCCGTAACTTTATCGGCCAGTCTGATAACGCCGATCATCCGCAAAAGAAAAAATATGGCCGCGTAGAGATGGTGGGGCCGTTCGCGGTGCGCGATGGTGAAGACAATTACCAGCTCTATCTGATTCGCCCCGCCACTAGCTCGCAGCTTGATTTTGTTAACCTGCTGTTTGACCGTCCGCTGCTGCTGCTGATTGTCACCATGCTGATCAGCTCGCCTTTATTGCTCTGGCTGGCGTGGAGTCTGGCACGCCCGGCACGCAAGCTGAAATATGCGGCGGATGAGGTTGCCAGCGGCAATCTGCGTCAGCACCCGGAACTGGAGTCAGGGCCGCAGGAGTTTCTGGCAGCCGGTTCGAGCTTCAACCAGATGGTCAGCGCGCTTGAACGTATGATGACGGCCCAGCAGCGCCTGCTGTCTGATATCAGCCACGAACTGCGCACCCCGCTGACGCGCCTGCAGCTGGCAACCGCGCTGCTGCGTCGCCGTCACGGTGAAGGCAAAGAGCTGGAACGCATCGAAACCGAGGCACAGCGTCTGGACGGCATGATCAATGACCTGCTGGTGCTCTCCCGTACGCAGCATAAAAATGCGCTGGTCAGTGAAGCGATGAAAGCGAATCAGCTGTGGAACGGCGTACTGGAAGATGCGCGGTTTGAGGCGGAACAGATGGGTAAAACCATGGATGTGCCTTACCCGCCGGGCCCGTGGCCGCTGTACGGTAATCCGCATGCCCTGGAGAGCGCGCTGGAAAACATTGTGCGTAATGCGCTGCGTTATTCGCACACTCACATCAGCGTGAGCTTCGCGGTGGATATTGAGGGCATCACCGTGCACGTTGACGACGATGGTCCGGGCGTCAGTCCGGAAGACCGTGAGCAGATTTTCCGTCCGTTCTACCGTACGGATGAAGCGCGCGATCGTGAATCCGGCGGCACAGGTCTGGGTCTGGCGATTGTCGAAACCGCAGTGCAGCAGCATCGCGGCTGGGTTAAAGCCGACGACAGCCCGCTGGGTGGCCTGCGCCTGACGCTGTGGCTGCCGCTGTACTCCGCCCGCCAATAA
- the cpxP gene encoding cell-envelope stress modulator CpxP, with translation MRYLTAVVIASAMVLSQASAEAADTTTIDEMHQNGGLTSGSMTQNPQSHMFDGIELTEQQRQQMRDLMQQARHERPVVSVQDIETLHDLETADQFNENAVRQQAEKQAKAQVELQVEMARVRNQMYHLLSPSQQATLQKNFERRLKEARRVAGLQPSSPLHAVSSTSSNQ, from the coding sequence ATGCGCTACTTAACCGCCGTCGTCATTGCCTCAGCGATGGTTCTCAGTCAGGCCAGCGCAGAAGCAGCAGACACGACGACGATTGACGAGATGCATCAGAACGGCGGATTGACGTCAGGCAGTATGACGCAAAATCCGCAAAGCCACATGTTCGATGGTATTGAGCTGACTGAACAACAGCGGCAACAAATGCGTGACCTGATGCAGCAAGCGCGCCATGAACGCCCGGTCGTGAGCGTACAGGATATTGAAACCCTGCATGACCTTGAGACGGCGGACCAGTTTAATGAAAACGCCGTGCGGCAGCAGGCAGAGAAGCAGGCCAAAGCACAGGTTGAATTGCAGGTTGAGATGGCCCGGGTGCGGAACCAGATGTACCACCTGTTAAGCCCGTCGCAGCAAGCCACATTGCAGAAGAATTTTGAGCGGCGCCTGAAGGAAGCGCGTCGTGTCGCAGGATTGCAGCCCTCATCACCGCTGCATGCAGTGAGTAGTACCAGCAGTAACCAGTAA
- the cpxR gene encoding envelope stress response regulator transcription factor CpxR, translated as MNKILLVDDDRELTSLLKELLEMEGFEVIVASDGEQALNLLDSTVDLLLLDVMMPKKNGIDTLKELRQQHQTPVIMLTARGSELDRVLGLELGADDYLPKPFNDRELVARIRAILRRSSWSEQQQQHDNSSPTLEVDCLRLNPGRQEASFDNETLDLTGTEFTLLYLLAQHLGQVVSREHLSQEVLGKRLTPFDRAIDMHISNLRRKLPERRDGHPWFKTLRGRGYLMVSAS; from the coding sequence ATGAATAAAATCCTGTTGGTTGATGATGACCGCGAATTAACTTCGCTGCTTAAAGAACTGCTTGAAATGGAAGGTTTTGAGGTGATTGTGGCCAGCGATGGCGAGCAGGCGCTCAACCTGCTGGACAGCACCGTGGATTTGCTTTTGCTTGACGTTATGATGCCGAAAAAGAACGGTATCGACACCTTAAAAGAGCTGCGACAGCAGCATCAGACACCGGTGATTATGCTTACCGCACGCGGCAGCGAGCTGGATCGCGTGCTGGGGCTGGAGCTGGGGGCAGATGACTACCTGCCGAAGCCGTTCAACGATCGTGAACTGGTGGCGCGCATCCGCGCGATTCTGCGCCGCTCTAGCTGGAGCGAGCAGCAACAGCAGCACGACAACAGCTCACCGACACTGGAAGTGGATTGCCTGCGCCTAAACCCGGGTCGCCAGGAAGCCAGCTTTGATAACGAAACGCTGGATCTCACCGGCACCGAATTCACCCTGCTCTATCTGCTGGCACAGCATTTAGGCCAGGTGGTATCCCGTGAGCATCTGAGTCAGGAAGTGCTGGGCAAACGCCTGACGCCGTTTGACCGCGCTATCGATATGCACATCTCAAACCTGCGCCGTAAATTGCCGGAACGTCGTGATGGTCACCCATGGTTTAAAACCCTGCGCGGACGCGGTTATCTGATGGTTTCGGCATCATGA